One Halostella limicola genomic window carries:
- a CDS encoding homoserine dehydrogenase, giving the protein MKIAVLGAGAVGRSVAELAGEYGHEVTAVADSRGAVADADGVDVAAAFDRKDEAGSVGDADPDDALAAEYDVLVEATPTTLGDAEPGFGHARAALERDRHVVLANKGPVAERYGDLRALERDSAGDVLFEATVGGAIPVLSTIADFGPSKVTAARGVLNGTANFILSRMAAEGIDYEHVLAEAQDLGVAEADPAFDVDGTDAALKCVILANVLSDGDAEFSLDDAEVDGIRDVPGSALELAAEDGRTVRLIGEASPDGVRVGPRLVPANGTLAVTGTRNIVQLETRHAGRLNVSGRGAGGPETATAVLADVGRLE; this is encoded by the coding sequence GTGAAAATCGCCGTCCTCGGCGCGGGCGCCGTCGGGCGCTCCGTCGCCGAACTCGCCGGCGAGTACGGACACGAGGTCACCGCCGTCGCCGACTCCCGCGGGGCCGTCGCCGACGCCGACGGCGTCGACGTCGCGGCCGCGTTCGACCGGAAGGACGAAGCCGGCAGCGTCGGCGACGCCGACCCCGACGACGCGCTCGCCGCGGAGTACGACGTCCTCGTCGAGGCGACGCCGACCACCCTCGGCGACGCCGAACCCGGGTTCGGGCACGCCCGCGCGGCGCTCGAACGCGATCGCCACGTCGTGCTGGCGAACAAGGGACCGGTCGCCGAGCGCTACGGCGACCTGCGCGCGCTGGAGCGCGACAGCGCCGGCGACGTCCTCTTCGAGGCGACGGTCGGCGGGGCCATCCCGGTGCTGTCGACCATCGCCGACTTCGGGCCGTCGAAGGTGACCGCGGCGCGGGGCGTCCTCAACGGCACCGCGAACTTCATCCTCTCGCGGATGGCCGCGGAGGGGATCGATTACGAGCACGTCCTCGCCGAGGCGCAGGACCTCGGCGTCGCCGAGGCCGACCCCGCGTTCGACGTGGACGGGACGGACGCGGCGCTGAAGTGCGTCATCCTCGCGAACGTGCTCAGCGACGGCGACGCGGAGTTCTCGCTCGACGACGCCGAGGTCGACGGCATCCGGGACGTCCCCGGCAGCGCCCTCGAACTCGCGGCCGAGGACGGCCGCACCGTCCGGCTCATCGGCGAGGCGTCCCCGGACGGCGTCCGCGTCGGCCCCCGGCTCGTCCCGGCGAACGGCACGCTCGCCGTCACGGGCACGCGAAACATCGTCCAGCTGGAGACCCGCCACGCCGGTCGCCTGAACGTCAGCGGGCGCGGCGCCGGCGGCCCGGAGACGGCGACGGCCGTGCTCGCGGACGTCGGCCGGCTGGAGTGA
- a CDS encoding CBS domain-containing protein, with the protein MRDRNTSDRRRTDEQHRQGQQGGRSQGRGGSQSPPGSGGSQQGQQGQRGQQGPHEGRQGGQPPQRGTGYTPPGQQSHHQSGGQSQRRQGSGGRRGQPSPQQQHQQSGARSGGSQHAGGTHPSGGSQFGGESGGQMRQQGHSGAGQQSGQMGHQSGQMGHRGTGQQSHQTGQGSGQPSRAETTGTSHQPGNAQVGRQSEPSHGGQQAGTSHAGQHAGTSHQGGTGQTGQQAGQMGAQAGQSGTTQQGGQMQSGQAQGGQMRGGQMQQYRQRAQSIPVEPVGMDRLARDEVVTADRDTPIATIVAMMSEQDVGTVVITEDDRPVGIITDRKITLAMEETPDLTDSAVEDLMTEDPVTVDEDEEMFDVLQTLAENDIRRVPVVDDEGELTGILSIDDVLVILAGELSAVSDVVQAQSPRF; encoded by the coding sequence ATGAGAGACCGTAACACATCCGACCGACGACGGACCGACGAACAGCACCGGCAAGGACAGCAGGGCGGTCGCTCTCAGGGGCGCGGCGGCTCGCAGTCTCCCCCGGGGTCCGGCGGTTCCCAGCAGGGACAGCAGGGACAGCGCGGACAACAGGGACCGCACGAGGGACGGCAGGGCGGTCAACCGCCGCAGCGCGGCACGGGGTACACCCCGCCGGGCCAGCAGTCGCACCACCAGTCCGGCGGCCAGTCGCAGCGACGCCAGGGGTCCGGCGGCCGCCGCGGGCAGCCGTCGCCCCAGCAGCAACACCAGCAGAGCGGTGCCCGGTCCGGCGGTTCCCAGCACGCCGGCGGAACCCACCCCTCGGGTGGTTCCCAGTTCGGCGGGGAGAGCGGCGGGCAGATGCGCCAGCAGGGCCACTCAGGTGCAGGGCAGCAGTCCGGGCAGATGGGCCATCAGTCCGGGCAGATGGGTCACCGCGGGACGGGACAGCAGTCGCACCAGACCGGGCAGGGTTCGGGCCAGCCCTCCCGAGCCGAGACGACGGGAACGAGCCACCAGCCCGGTAACGCTCAGGTAGGTCGACAGTCCGAGCCGAGCCACGGTGGACAGCAGGCCGGCACGAGTCACGCGGGTCAGCACGCAGGCACGAGCCATCAAGGCGGAACCGGTCAGACCGGGCAGCAGGCCGGACAGATGGGCGCTCAGGCGGGTCAGTCCGGGACGACGCAGCAGGGCGGCCAGATGCAGAGCGGGCAGGCACAGGGCGGCCAGATGCGGGGCGGTCAGATGCAGCAGTACCGCCAGCGGGCGCAGTCGATCCCCGTAGAGCCGGTCGGGATGGACCGGCTCGCCCGCGACGAGGTCGTCACCGCCGACCGCGACACGCCCATCGCCACCATCGTCGCGATGATGTCCGAGCAGGACGTCGGGACGGTCGTGATCACCGAGGACGACCGCCCCGTCGGCATCATCACCGACCGGAAGATCACGCTCGCGATGGAGGAGACGCCCGACCTCACCGACAGCGCGGTCGAGGATCTCATGACCGAGGACCCGGTGACCGTCGACGAGGACGAGGAGATGTTCGACGTCCTCCAGACGCTCGCGGAAAACGACATCCGCCGGGTGCCGGTCGTCGACGACGAGGGCGAACTGACGGGTATCCTCTCTATCGACGACGTGCTGGTCATCCTCGCGGGCGAACTGAGCGCCGTGTCCGACGTCGTTCAGGCCCAGTCGCCGCGGTTCTGA
- a CDS encoding elongation factor EF-2 codes for MGRRKKIVEQCERLMDEPEQIRNIAIAAHVDHGKTTLTDNLLAGAGMISDETAGEQLAMDTEEDEQERGITIDAANVSMTHEYEDTDYLINLIDTPGHVDFGGDVTRAMRAVDGALVVVDAVEGAMPQTETVLRQALREGVKPTLFINKVDRLISELQEGPEEMQNRLLSVIREVNDLIRGMTEEMDDIDEDWTVSVEGGTVGFGSALYKWGVSFPSMQRTGMDFADIMELERNDKRQELHERTPLSDVVLDMVCEHFPNPVDAQPRRIPRIWRGDADSELADTMRLVDEDGEVVLMVTDIGVDPHAGEIAAGRVFSGTLEKGQELYVSGTAGKNRIQSVGIYMGGEREEVDRVPAGNIAAVTGLKDAIAGSTVSSVEMTPFESIEHISEPVITKSVEAKNMDDLPKLIETLRQVSKEDPTIQIEINEETGEHLISGQGELHLEVITQRIERNQGIPVNTGEPIVVFREAPQQPTQEVEGISPNRHNRFYISLQPLDEEIVDKIQLGDVSMNMPEQERREALQEAGMDKDTSQNVEHIHGTNILIDDTKGIQHLNETMELVIEGLEEALNDGPLAAEPVQGSLLRLHDAKLHEDTIHRGPAQVIPAVRDAVHRALIRGEVRLLEPIQDVRIDVPNEYMGSASGEIQGRRGRVDDMYQEGDLMVVEGVAPVEEMIGFSSDIRSATEGRASWNTENAGFQVMADNLQRDQIMEIRERKGMKLELPESIDYI; via the coding sequence ATGGGCCGACGTAAGAAGATCGTCGAACAGTGCGAACGGCTGATGGACGAACCGGAGCAGATCCGGAACATCGCCATCGCCGCGCACGTCGACCACGGCAAGACGACGCTGACGGACAACCTGCTCGCCGGTGCGGGCATGATCTCCGACGAGACCGCGGGCGAACAGCTCGCCATGGACACGGAGGAGGACGAGCAGGAACGCGGCATCACGATCGACGCCGCGAACGTCTCCATGACGCACGAGTACGAGGACACCGACTACCTCATCAACCTCATCGACACGCCGGGCCACGTCGACTTCGGCGGCGACGTGACCCGCGCGATGCGCGCCGTCGACGGCGCGCTCGTCGTGGTCGACGCCGTCGAGGGCGCGATGCCCCAGACGGAGACGGTGCTGCGCCAGGCGCTCCGCGAGGGCGTCAAGCCGACCCTGTTCATCAACAAGGTCGACCGCCTCATCTCCGAGCTCCAGGAGGGGCCCGAGGAGATGCAGAACCGCCTCCTCTCGGTCATCCGCGAGGTCAACGACCTCATCCGCGGCATGACCGAGGAGATGGACGACATCGACGAGGACTGGACCGTCTCCGTCGAGGGCGGCACGGTCGGCTTCGGCTCCGCGCTCTACAAGTGGGGGGTCTCCTTCCCGTCGATGCAGCGCACCGGGATGGACTTCGCCGACATCATGGAGCTCGAGCGCAACGACAAGCGCCAGGAGCTCCACGAGCGGACGCCGCTGTCCGACGTCGTGCTCGACATGGTCTGTGAGCACTTCCCGAACCCCGTCGACGCGCAGCCCCGCCGTATCCCGCGGATCTGGCGCGGCGACGCCGACTCCGAGCTCGCGGACACGATGCGGCTAGTCGACGAGGACGGCGAGGTCGTCCTGATGGTCACCGACATCGGCGTCGACCCCCACGCGGGGGAGATCGCCGCGGGCCGCGTCTTCTCCGGCACGCTGGAGAAGGGCCAGGAGCTGTACGTCTCCGGGACCGCCGGCAAGAACCGCATCCAGAGCGTCGGGATCTACATGGGCGGCGAGCGCGAGGAGGTCGACCGCGTCCCCGCCGGCAACATCGCCGCCGTCACGGGCCTCAAGGACGCCATCGCCGGTTCCACCGTCTCCAGCGTTGAGATGACGCCGTTCGAGTCCATCGAGCACATCTCGGAGCCGGTCATCACGAAGTCCGTCGAGGCGAAGAACATGGACGACCTGCCGAAGCTCATCGAGACGCTCCGGCAAGTCTCCAAGGAGGACCCGACGATCCAGATCGAGATCAACGAGGAGACCGGTGAGCACCTCATCTCCGGACAGGGCGAGCTCCACCTGGAGGTCATCACTCAGCGCATCGAGCGCAATCAGGGCATCCCGGTCAACACCGGTGAGCCGATCGTCGTCTTCCGCGAGGCCCCCCAGCAGCCGACCCAGGAGGTCGAGGGCATCTCGCCGAACCGCCACAACCGTTTCTACATCTCGCTCCAGCCGCTCGACGAGGAGATCGTCGACAAGATCCAGCTCGGCGACGTCTCCATGAACATGCCCGAGCAGGAGCGCCGCGAGGCGCTTCAGGAAGCGGGCATGGACAAGGACACGTCCCAGAACGTCGAGCACATCCACGGGACGAACATCCTCATCGACGACACGAAGGGTATCCAGCACCTCAACGAGACGATGGAGCTCGTCATCGAGGGCCTCGAAGAGGCACTCAACGACGGTCCGCTGGCCGCCGAGCCCGTCCAGGGCTCGCTGCTGCGCCTGCACGACGCGAAGCTCCACGAGGACACCATCCACCGCGGTCCCGCGCAGGTCATCCCGGCCGTCCGCGACGCCGTCCACCGCGCGCTCATCCGCGGCGAGGTTCGCCTGCTCGAACCGATCCAGGACGTCCGCATCGACGTCCCCAACGAGTACATGGGCTCGGCCTCCGGCGAGATCCAGGGTCGCCGCGGCCGCGTCGACGACATGTACCAGGAAGGCGACCTGATGGTCGTCGAGGGCGTCGCGCCCGTCGAGGAGATGATCGGCTTCTCCAGCGACATCCGCTCCGCGACCGAGGGCCGCGCCTCCTGGAACACGGAGAACGCCGGCTTCCAGGTCATGGCCGACAACCTCCAGCGCGACCAGATCATGGAGATCCGCGAGCGCAAGGGGATGAAGCTCGAACTCCCCGAGTCGATCGACTACATCTAA
- a CDS encoding rhomboid family intramembrane serine protease → MRKFLAKSPTVDTLLVFVAVFLAQQLLELLVPTAVGLFALAPPLSVRPWTMVTSVYAHSDLSHLLANSVALVIIGFPVERTTTPFRFHVFFIATGATAGVVQIVMKGLIQDPVPVLGASGAVFALLGYALTGNRLASGLLSRLDLGPGAQLVGFTVIAAVVTVATGSPGVALIAHFTGFLVGLIAGRLSILDSGPRRDRRPENTTYK, encoded by the coding sequence ATGCGGAAGTTCCTGGCGAAGAGCCCGACCGTCGACACCCTGCTCGTCTTCGTCGCCGTGTTTCTCGCCCAGCAGTTGCTCGAACTCCTCGTCCCGACCGCCGTCGGCCTGTTCGCGCTGGCCCCGCCGCTGTCGGTCCGGCCGTGGACGATGGTGACCAGCGTCTACGCCCACAGCGACCTCTCACATCTGCTCGCCAACAGCGTGGCGCTGGTCATCATCGGCTTCCCGGTCGAGCGAACCACCACCCCGTTTCGCTTCCACGTCTTCTTCATCGCCACCGGCGCCACCGCCGGCGTCGTCCAGATCGTGATGAAGGGGCTGATACAGGACCCCGTCCCCGTGCTCGGAGCCAGCGGCGCGGTCTTCGCGCTCCTGGGGTACGCCCTCACCGGCAACCGCCTCGCCAGCGGCCTCCTCTCGCGGCTCGACCTCGGGCCCGGCGCGCAGCTGGTCGGGTTCACCGTCATCGCGGCGGTCGTCACCGTCGCCACCGGCTCTCCCGGCGTCGCGCTCATCGCTCACTTCACCGGCTTCCTCGTCGGACTCATCGCGGGCCGGCTCTCCATTCTCGACTCCGGTCCCCGGCGCGACCGGCGACCGGAAAACACAACCTACAAATAA
- a CDS encoding DUF5781 family protein has translation MDVRVQGPGPTAPFLSAQDRFETEYDLDLPVHVRVREDPDERTWTGHDAEKHVLNISRQAATSAMARDLALHEYAHMRRHESGHPSHTQSTEEALYLALAGKSVERRRLTHCYQIANHMKDIYADDITLEVGSPDKLVDFLESSLASALVDAPGRPPRNVSHPQNPAADPEITAVNAAFALALVERHDLVDRDHRIYDLADAAANDAPNVSVDRFRRQFRSLSRDPDESEYRKALVDATREYAAGGERAAD, from the coding sequence ATGGACGTTCGCGTGCAGGGGCCGGGGCCGACCGCGCCGTTTCTCAGCGCACAGGACCGCTTCGAGACCGAGTACGACCTCGACCTGCCGGTCCACGTCCGCGTCCGCGAGGACCCCGACGAGCGGACCTGGACCGGTCACGACGCGGAGAAGCACGTTCTCAACATCTCGCGACAGGCCGCGACCAGCGCGATGGCGCGGGATCTGGCGCTTCACGAGTACGCCCACATGCGCCGCCACGAGAGCGGCCACCCCTCACACACCCAGTCGACGGAGGAGGCGCTGTACCTCGCGCTCGCCGGCAAGAGCGTCGAGCGGCGGCGGCTCACGCACTGCTACCAGATCGCGAATCACATGAAAGACATCTACGCCGACGACATCACGCTCGAAGTCGGCTCGCCCGACAAGCTCGTCGACTTCCTCGAATCGAGCCTCGCGAGCGCGCTCGTCGACGCGCCCGGGCGGCCGCCGCGGAACGTCTCGCACCCGCAGAACCCCGCGGCCGACCCGGAGATCACCGCGGTCAACGCGGCGTTCGCGCTGGCGCTGGTCGAGCGCCACGACCTCGTCGACCGGGACCACCGGATCTACGACCTCGCCGACGCCGCGGCCAACGACGCGCCGAACGTCAGTGTCGACCGATTCCGCCGGCAGTTCCGCTCGCTCTCCCGGGACCCCGACGAGAGCGAGTACCGGAAGGCGCTGGTCGACGCCACCCGCGAGTATGCCGCTGGGGGCGAGCGGGCGGCGGACTGA
- a CDS encoding TrkH family potassium uptake protein, with product MQVRVDWRTSCSLVGTVCKYIAVPMGFPLLVALYYGESPLPFLVGIGVAAALGFSLERLDPDPELRHRSAFLMVSLTWLVVPLVGTVPYLVAGNGTIAHPVNAMFESMSGFTTTGSTVLGEISFERHSRSVLLWRQLTQWLGGMGIVVLMVAILSELSVGGAQIISEEAPGLNLEKLTPRIQETARALWLIYFAFTVAAAALYYGLHLAGLAPNMDLYNAVAHALTTLPTGGFSPEARSVEAFSPAVQWAVMLFMVVAGTNFALFWHVARGNPERLTRNTEFRTYLLAIGVVGGLVTALLYTGHGLAEVPENVATIPGSVEPALRQALFQALAIVTTTGYASMDFNTWSASAQVVLLFAMFLGGSAGSAAGSIKIVRWLTIAKASRRELFTTIHPEAIRPIRMSDGIIDEETLRGVAVFILVFVSIFAVSTVLIFVDAHRTGLDLSAIEAVSVAIATLGNIGPGFGIVGPMDSFLPFSNAAKLYMVVLMWIGRLEILSVLVVLTPSYWQS from the coding sequence ATGCAGGTACGCGTCGACTGGCGCACTAGTTGTAGTCTGGTCGGGACCGTCTGCAAGTACATCGCGGTTCCGATGGGGTTTCCGCTCCTCGTCGCGCTCTACTACGGCGAGTCGCCACTGCCGTTTCTCGTCGGTATCGGCGTCGCCGCCGCCCTCGGGTTCTCGCTCGAACGGCTCGACCCGGACCCGGAGCTCAGACACCGGTCCGCGTTCCTCATGGTGTCGCTCACGTGGCTGGTCGTGCCGCTCGTGGGGACGGTCCCGTACCTCGTCGCGGGGAACGGGACGATCGCTCACCCGGTCAACGCGATGTTCGAGAGCATGAGCGGCTTCACGACGACCGGATCGACCGTGCTCGGTGAGATCTCCTTCGAGCGCCACTCCCGGTCGGTCCTGCTGTGGCGACAGCTGACCCAGTGGCTCGGCGGAATGGGGATCGTCGTGCTCATGGTGGCGATCCTCTCAGAACTGTCGGTCGGCGGCGCACAGATCATCAGCGAGGAGGCCCCGGGCCTCAATCTGGAGAAGCTGACGCCTCGGATCCAGGAGACCGCCCGCGCGCTGTGGCTGATCTACTTCGCGTTCACCGTCGCCGCGGCCGCCCTCTACTACGGGTTGCATCTGGCGGGTCTCGCGCCGAACATGGACCTCTACAACGCCGTCGCGCACGCGCTCACGACGCTTCCCACGGGCGGGTTCTCGCCCGAGGCCCGGAGCGTCGAGGCGTTCAGTCCGGCCGTCCAGTGGGCTGTCATGCTGTTCATGGTCGTCGCCGGGACCAACTTCGCGCTGTTCTGGCACGTCGCGCGCGGCAATCCGGAACGGTTGACGCGGAACACCGAGTTCCGCACGTACCTGCTCGCGATTGGCGTCGTGGGCGGTCTCGTGACGGCGCTGCTGTACACCGGCCACGGTCTGGCGGAGGTGCCGGAGAACGTCGCGACGATACCGGGGAGCGTCGAACCGGCGCTCCGGCAGGCCCTGTTCCAGGCGCTCGCCATCGTGACGACGACGGGGTACGCCAGCATGGACTTCAACACGTGGAGCGCCTCCGCACAGGTCGTGTTGCTGTTCGCGATGTTTCTCGGCGGGTCGGCCGGGTCCGCGGCCGGGTCCATCAAGATCGTCCGCTGGCTGACGATCGCGAAGGCGAGCCGCCGGGAGCTGTTCACGACTATTCACCCCGAGGCGATCCGCCCGATCCGCATGTCCGACGGCATCATCGACGAGGAGACGCTGCGCGGCGTCGCGGTGTTCATACTGGTCTTCGTCTCGATATTCGCGGTCTCGACCGTCCTGATCTTCGTGGACGCCCACCGCACCGGTCTCGACCTCTCCGCGATCGAGGCCGTGAGCGTCGCGATCGCGACGCTCGGCAACATCGGACCGGGGTTCGGAATCGTCGGGCCGATGGACAGCTTCCTGCCGTTCTCGAACGCAGCGAAGCTGTACATGGTCGTCCTGATGTGGATCGGCCGCCTGGAGATCCTCTCGGTGCTGGTGGTACTGACGCCGTCGTACTGGCAGAGCTGA
- the rpsJ gene encoding 30S ribosomal protein S10 codes for MQQARVRLAGTNPEDLDDITDDVREIANKTGVSMSGPIPLPTKTLEVPTRKSPDGEGTATWEHWEMRVHKRLIDLDADERALRQLMRIQVPNDVSIEIVLED; via the coding sequence ATGCAACAGGCACGCGTCCGCCTCGCCGGGACCAACCCCGAGGATCTGGACGACATCACCGACGACGTCCGGGAGATCGCGAACAAGACCGGCGTCTCGATGTCCGGTCCGATCCCGCTCCCGACGAAGACGCTCGAGGTTCCCACCCGCAAGTCCCCCGACGGCGAGGGGACGGCGACCTGGGAGCACTGGGAGATGCGCGTCCACAAGCGTCTCATCGACCTCGACGCGGACGAGCGCGCGCTCCGCCAGCTCATGCGCATCCAGGTCCCGAACGACGTCAGCATCGAGATCGTCCTCGAAGACTAA
- the tuf gene encoding translation elongation factor EF-1 subunit alpha gives MSEDKPHQNLAIIGHVDHGKSTLVGRLLYETGSVPEHVIEQHKEEAEQKGKGGFEFAYVMDNLAEERERGVTIDIAHQEFDTDDYYFTIVDCPGHRDFVKNMITGASQADNAVLVVAADDGVAPQTQEHVFLARTLGINELIVGVNKMDLVDYNESDYNQVVEEVKDLFKQVQFNTEDASFIPISAFEGDNIAEESDNTPWYDGEILLDALNGLEEPEPPTDAPLRLPIQDVYTIDGIGTVPVGRVETGMLNVGDNVSFQPSDEGGEVKTIEMHHEEVPEAGPGDNVGFNVRGIGKDDIRRGDVCGPADDPPSVAETFQAQLIVMQHPSVITAGYTPVFHAHTAQVACTIESIDKKMDPSSGEVAEENPDFIQSGDAAVVTVRPQKPLSIESSQEIPELGSFAVRDMGQTIAAGKVLSVNES, from the coding sequence ATGAGCGAAGACAAACCCCACCAGAACCTGGCCATCATCGGCCACGTCGACCACGGCAAGAGCACGCTCGTGGGCCGACTCCTCTACGAGACGGGGAGCGTTCCCGAGCACGTCATCGAACAGCACAAGGAAGAAGCGGAGCAGAAGGGCAAGGGCGGCTTCGAGTTCGCCTACGTGATGGACAACCTCGCCGAGGAGCGCGAGCGCGGCGTCACCATCGACATCGCCCACCAGGAGTTCGACACCGACGATTACTACTTCACCATCGTCGACTGTCCGGGCCACCGCGACTTCGTCAAGAACATGATCACGGGCGCGTCCCAGGCCGACAACGCCGTCCTCGTCGTCGCCGCTGACGACGGCGTCGCGCCCCAGACCCAGGAGCACGTCTTCCTGGCCCGCACGCTCGGCATCAACGAACTGATCGTCGGCGTGAACAAGATGGACCTCGTCGACTACAACGAGTCCGACTACAACCAGGTCGTCGAGGAAGTCAAGGACCTGTTCAAGCAGGTTCAGTTCAACACCGAGGACGCCAGCTTCATCCCGATCTCCGCCTTCGAGGGCGACAACATCGCCGAAGAGAGCGACAACACGCCCTGGTACGACGGCGAGATCCTGCTCGACGCCCTGAACGGCCTCGAGGAGCCGGAGCCGCCGACGGACGCGCCGCTCCGCCTCCCGATCCAGGACGTCTACACGATCGACGGCATCGGTACGGTGCCCGTCGGCCGCGTCGAGACCGGTATGCTCAACGTCGGCGACAACGTCTCCTTCCAGCCCAGCGACGAGGGCGGCGAGGTCAAGACGATCGAGATGCACCACGAAGAGGTGCCCGAGGCCGGCCCCGGCGACAACGTCGGATTCAACGTCCGCGGCATCGGCAAGGACGACATCCGCCGCGGTGACGTCTGCGGCCCCGCCGACGACCCGCCGTCGGTCGCCGAGACGTTCCAGGCCCAGTTGATCGTCATGCAGCACCCGAGCGTGATCACGGCCGGTTACACCCCGGTCTTCCACGCCCACACCGCACAGGTCGCCTGTACGATCGAGTCCATCGACAAGAAGATGGACCCGTCCAGCGGTGAGGTCGCCGAGGAGAACCCCGACTTCATCCAGAGCGGCGACGCCGCCGTCGTCACGGTGCGCCCGCAGAAGCCGCTCAGCATCGAGTCTTCCCAAGAGATCCCGGAACTCGGCTCCTTCGCCGTCCGCGACATGGGTCAGACCATCGCCGCCGGCAAGGTGCTGAGCGTCAACGAGAGCTAA
- a CDS encoding saccharopine dehydrogenase family protein yields MVGDLLIYGSYGYAGRLIARRAVDSGLDPTIAGRDPELVERQATDLGVDHRAFSLKHQRVVENRVAEADAVLNCAGPFSSTTGRLASACMAVGTDYLDLAGEIDVLEWVAARDREAEKADVSLVPGVGFDVAATDCLAGFLESQLRSATDLTLALDGLGTFSPGTLKSIVDDLPKAGAVRENGAVRTRPAAWKTREFDFGRGSKTAVTVPWGDVSSAYYTTGIPNIEVYATVPEYAIGPMRRSRSLMPLLGSGPVKTALKALIDATVSGPSAEKRSRSSTRVWGEVTDDEGNSVAARLETPDTYDFATASAVDAATRVLEDDAPAGFQTPASAFGADFALDIAGVGRTVVDAKRAPAAGTGR; encoded by the coding sequence ATGGTGGGGGACCTTCTGATCTACGGATCGTACGGCTACGCGGGACGCCTGATCGCGCGGCGCGCCGTCGACAGCGGGCTGGACCCGACGATCGCCGGCCGGGACCCGGAGCTGGTGGAACGGCAGGCGACCGACCTCGGCGTCGACCACCGCGCGTTCAGCCTGAAACACCAGCGCGTCGTCGAGAACCGCGTCGCCGAGGCGGACGCGGTGCTCAACTGCGCCGGCCCGTTCTCGTCGACGACCGGCCGCCTGGCGTCGGCCTGCATGGCGGTCGGGACGGACTACCTCGACCTCGCCGGCGAGATCGACGTCCTGGAGTGGGTCGCGGCGCGGGACCGCGAGGCGGAGAAGGCGGACGTGTCGCTCGTCCCGGGCGTCGGCTTCGACGTGGCGGCGACCGACTGCCTGGCCGGGTTCCTGGAGTCGCAACTGCGGTCGGCGACCGACCTGACGCTGGCGCTCGACGGCCTCGGGACGTTCTCGCCGGGGACGCTGAAGTCCATCGTCGACGACCTGCCGAAGGCCGGGGCAGTCCGGGAGAACGGGGCCGTCCGGACCAGGCCGGCGGCGTGGAAGACCCGGGAGTTCGACTTCGGGCGCGGGTCGAAGACGGCCGTCACCGTCCCGTGGGGCGACGTCTCCTCGGCGTACTACACCACGGGCATCCCGAACATCGAGGTGTACGCCACCGTCCCGGAGTACGCCATCGGGCCGATGCGGCGATCCCGGAGTCTGATGCCGCTGCTCGGCAGCGGCCCGGTGAAGACCGCCCTGAAGGCGCTGATAGACGCGACGGTGTCGGGGCCGAGCGCGGAGAAACGGTCCCGGAGCTCGACCCGCGTGTGGGGCGAAGTCACCGACGACGAGGGGAACAGCGTGGCGGCGCGGCTGGAGACGCCGGACACCTACGACTTCGCGACGGCCAGCGCCGTCGACGCCGCCACGCGCGTGCTCGAAGACGACGCGCCGGCCGGCTTCCAGACGCCCGCCTCGGCGTTCGGGGCGGACTTCGCCCTCGATATCGCCGGCGTCGGTCGGACCGTCGTCGATGCGAAGCGGGCCCCCGCCGCAGGGACGGGTCGGTGA
- a CDS encoding amino acid-binding protein, which produces MPGDAEAGGDEAGDEVADGSGVRSYTVRLELVDEPGELLRALEPIAESGGNLLSIFHERGNLTPRGHIPVEVDIECPPDRFDDIVAALRDAGVNVIQAGAERYSEEVTVLLAGHIIDTDLSDSLNRIEECSGASVVDLSLSSPEGTDDVSSARIRLAVESGRTDEALSTVRTLADEKDLRVVEPLTNGGETA; this is translated from the coding sequence TTGCCGGGTGACGCCGAGGCCGGCGGGGACGAGGCCGGCGACGAGGTCGCAGACGGCAGCGGGGTACGGTCCTACACCGTCCGCCTGGAACTCGTCGACGAGCCCGGCGAGTTGCTCCGCGCCCTCGAACCGATCGCCGAGAGCGGCGGCAACCTCCTCTCGATCTTCCACGAGCGGGGGAACCTCACGCCGCGAGGACACATCCCCGTCGAGGTCGACATCGAGTGCCCGCCGGACCGGTTCGACGACATCGTCGCCGCGCTCCGCGACGCCGGCGTCAACGTCATCCAGGCCGGCGCGGAGCGCTACAGCGAGGAGGTGACGGTCCTGCTCGCGGGCCACATCATCGACACCGACCTCTCGGACTCGCTGAACCGGATCGAGGAGTGCTCGGGCGCGTCGGTCGTCGACCTCTCGCTTTCGTCGCCGGAGGGCACCGACGACGTCTCCTCCGCGCGGATCCGCCTCGCCGTCGAGTCGGGGCGGACCGACGAGGCGCTGTCGACGGTTCGGACGCTCGCGGACGAGAAGGACCTCCGCGTCGTCGAGCCGCTCACGAACGGCGGTGAGACGGCGTGA